The proteins below come from a single Solanum stenotomum isolate F172 unplaced genomic scaffold, ASM1918654v1 scaffold25677, whole genome shotgun sequence genomic window:
- the LOC125851435 gene encoding vacuolar protein sorting-associated protein 29-like produces the protein MVSSICFFVLQVIPWGDLDSLAMLQRQLDVDILVTGHTHQFTAYKHEAGVVINPGSATGAYSSITYDVNPSFVLMDIDALRVVVYVYELIDGEVKVDKIDFKKTTTQSAN, from the coding sequence ATGGTATCTTCCATTTGTTTTTTTGTCCTCCAGGTTATTCCATGGGGTGACTTGGACTCATTAGCTATGCTTCAAAGGCAATTGGATGTAGACATACTTGTGACTGGACACACCCATCAGTTCACAGCTTACAAACATGAAGCAGGGGTTGTTATAAATCCAGGATCTGCTACTGGTGCCTACAGTAGCATCACATATGATGTCAACCCTAGCTTTGTTCTCATGGACATTGATGCCCTGCGTGTTGTGGTCTATGTTTATGAACTCATTGATGGAGAAGTCAAAGTTGACAAGATTGATTTCAAGAAGACAACAACACAGAGTGCTAATTGA